The Candidatus Eremiobacteraceae bacterium genomic sequence AACGCTCGCGCTGTCGAACGTCACCGTGTCGGAGCCTGCCAATCCGGCGTTCGCGCAAGTGAAGCCGTCCTGGGTGCTCGTGCTCGCCATCGGCCTGATTCTCGGGCTCTTGCTGGGTCTCAGCGGCGTCTTCGTCATCGACTTCTTCGACAACACGCTCAAAGACGAGAACGATGTCTTGCGCTCTCTACCGGCGCCTCTTCTCACCAACATACCGAACCTCGAGGCGATCGACCGCAAAGCCCAAGCGCGTCTGCCGCAACTGCGCGCTCTCACGATCGAGGCGTACCTTCAACTGGTCACCGCGATCCGGTTCTCATCGGATAAGCCGCTGCGCACGATCGCGATCACGAGCCCGGCGCAAGGCGACGGCAAGACCACCGTCGCGTTGAGCACCGCCATCGCCATGGCGGAAATGGGGCCGCGGGTTCTGCTCATCGACGCCGACATGCGGCGGCCTGCGCTTCACGATCGCCTAGGCGTCGCAAACGATAGGGGCCTCACAAACGTCGTCATCGGCGATGCCACGCCGCACGATGTCATCGTCGCCACGCGTTACGCCAATCTCGACATGATGCCGGCCGGCGCGCAAGCGCCAAATCCGGTCAAGCTCATCCAGTCTGCGCGTTTTGATGAGATCATCGCCGGACTGCTCGACACGTACCAGACCATCATCTTCGACACATCGGCATTGATGCCGGTCATCGACGCCGCTGCGCTCGCCGCGAAGACCGACGGCGTGGTCCTCGTGGTCTCCGCCGGTCATACCGATTCGGGCACCGCGCAGCGTGCGGTGCAGCGCTTACAATTCGCGACCACCGCTAACCTGTTGGGCATCGTGATGAACCGAGCGACGTCCACCCGTAACGATGTGGTCTACGCCTTCCAAACGTCGAACGGGGACTCCATGTCGTTGACGGGCGATCTGGAGCACTCGACGGGCGCTTGAGAAAGAGGTTGGATTCTACGTGACCGTGAGCAAGCAGGCTCGCCCCGGCGCAAGCGGTGATCGCTTGCGCTTCGCGCTGCGGGTCGCTGCCGAAGCAGCGATCGCCGCCGGCGCGTTCGCGGCGGCCGGCTATCTCACGGGTTCGGGTCACTTGGTGACGACCGGCAATCTATTGGCGGGGATAGTTTTTCCGGCGCTGCTACTGACCTGTGCGGCCTTTATCTTCGAACGGTTCTCGTTCGATTCCACGCGGACGGTCTGGGCCGGCGCCGGCACCGCGGCCGCGGCCGGAATCCTTGCAATATATGCGCAGCTCGCGTCGTCCGCACCGTGGACGGCGGCACAAGCGATCGTCGCTGCCGCCCTGTACATCGCCGCACGATCGGTCCTGTTCGGCAGCAGATCCGGTTTGTCGCGCGGACTTTCTCAGAGCAAGCCGCACGCGCAGCGCGCGATCATCATCGGTTCGAAAGACGCAGCAAGCGCGGTCTTGCGTTCGATCGCCGCGCGCGCCGATCTGCCCTTCGACGTCGTCGCCTGTCTTGACGATGAGACGGACCGCCATTCGGTCGAAGGCGTGCCCGTCCTTGGGGGAATCGACCGCCTGCCCACCGTCGCCGCAGGTTGCGGCGCCGGATGCGTCATCATCGCGTCCTCACAGCTTTCGCCGGATCGCGTCCGGCGGATCAACGAGATGTGCTCGCACCTCTCGGCGCCCGATGGCTCGAAGATCTTGGTCAAGGTGATGCCGGAAGTCGCTGAGTTGCTGATGGGCACAGTGCGAGTCTCGCGCTTGCGCGACGTGTGCCTCGAAGATCTGCTGCAGCGCCGCGGCGTCAACGTCGATGCTGCGCTTGCCGCGCCCCACTTGCGCAATCAGGTCGTGTTGATCACGGGCGCCGGCGGTTCCATCGGCGGCGAGCTCTGCCGCCAGATCGCCGCGTTCGAGCCACGATTGCTGCTGCTGCTCGGGCACGGCGAGAACAGCTTGTTCGCCATCGATCAAGAACTGCGCTCGCTCGGATTCACGCGCACGAGGATCGTCGTGGCCGATGTGGCCGACGCAGCGCTCATCCGGCGCGTGTTCACGCGCTTTCGTCCACATCTGGTCTTCCACGCGGCCGCGCATAAGCACGTGCCCATCGTCGAGCACAATATCTGCGAAGCGGTCCGCAACAACGTCCTCGGCACGCAAGTCGTCGCGCTCGCCGCCGCCGCAAGCGGTGTCGCGAAATTCGTGATGATCTCCACCGACAAAGCGGTGAACCCGTCGAGCATGATGGGCGCCACAAAGCGGGCCGCGGAGATGATCTGTCAATCGTTCGAGCGGCGCACCGGCACTGAATTCGTTTCAGTGCGCTTCGGCAACGTGCTTGGGAGCCGCGGCAGCGTCATCCACACCTTCAAGAACCAGATCGAGCGCGGAGGCCCGGTCACGGTCACGCATCCCGACATGGTCAGACACTTCATGACGATCCCGGAGGCGGTGAGCCTCGTCCTCGAAGCGATGGCCATCGGCCGCGATGGCCAGGTGTTCGTCATGGATATGGGCGAGCCGGTCCGAGTGGTCGAGCTCGCGGAAAATCTCATCACGCTTTCCGGACTTCGTCCGTACGAAGACATCGATATCGTCTTCTCCGGCATCCGTCCGGGCGAGAAACTGTTCGAAGAGATCCTCACCGCTCGGGAGCGCGAGAATCCGACGGTGAACGAACGCCTATTCATGGCGCAACAGGAACGCATCGAGTACGAACGTCTTTCCGATTCGCTCGGACGGCTCGATCTCGCCGTGCGCACGCCCGATCCGGCAACGGTCGTCGAAGTCATGCAGCGTCTCGTCCCATCGTACACGCCGAGTCAGACGCTCCTGGCGACGGAAGATCTAACGCCCGTCAGGGCGGCCAAGTCAACAGCCAAGCCGAGCGCCGCCGCCTCGAACGGCTCGCGCGCGAACGGCGCGGTCTCAACCGACGCGGTCTCAAGCGATGCGCGCGCTCTTGCCGGGAGTGTCGATGCGAGCGATTGAGCTAGCGCAAGTCCCCGATCATCTCGCGCAACTGAAGGAGCGCATCATCTCACGGACCGCGCACGTGGGCGTGATCGGCATCGGCTTCATCGGACTTCCGCTCGCCGTCGAGCAAGCGAAGGCCGGCTTTCAGGTCGTCGGCGTGGACCACGACCACATCCGCGTCGCTCAGCTCAATAACGGGCTGAACTATCTGCGCGATGTCATCGACGCCGATCTGGCGTCGGCGGTCGCGAGCGGCAAACTCACCGCCACGACCGACTTCGGAACGATCCGCGATTTCGACGTCATCATCATCTGCGTCCCAACACCCGTGACGTCGAACAAAGACCCGGACACCACGTTCATCCGCAAGATCGCCGAGCTCATCGCGAAGCAGCTGAGTCCAGGCACGCTCATCACGCTCGAAAGCACGACGTATCCGGGACTCACAGAAGACGTGCTCCGGCCCATCTTCGACGCGTCGGGGCTGCGCGCCGGCGTGGAATATTTCCTCGCCTTTTCCCCCGTCCGCTCGGATCCGGGCAACACCGATTTTCGCGCCTTCAACATCAACAAGATCGTGGGCGCGCTGACGCCTGCCTGTCTTGACGTCGCGACCACGTTTTACAAGCAGACCATCGCCGACGTCGTCGCGGTGTCAAGCCCGAAAGTCGCGGAGATCACCAAAGTCTTCGAGAACACGTTCCGCGCGGTCAACATCGCGCTAGTCAACGAGCTGGCATTGCTCTGCGATAAGCTGGACATCAACGTGTGGGAAGTCATCGACGCCGCCGCCACAAAACCGTACGGCATCATGCGCTTCGATCCGGGCCCTGGGGTCGGCGGCCACTGGATTCCACTCGATCCGTTCTACCTCGCATGGGCGGCGCGCCAGCACGACTTCCATCTGCGCTTCTCCGAACTCGCGGCCGAGATCAACATCCTCATGCCGCAGTTCGTGCGCGAAAAAGTGATTCGCCAGCTGAACATGCGGGCAAAACCCATGCTCAACGCCGAAATTCTGCTCATCGGCATGGCATATAAGAAGAACGTTGACGATTGGCAAGAATCCCCGGCGCTCAAATGCCTGCATCTATTCGAAAGCGACCATGCCGTCGTGAACTATCACGATCCGCGCGTGCCCAGCTTCCGCGACCGTGACGGGAGGCTGCGCCACTCGGTGCCGCTCACGCCGGAAGTGCTGGCGAGCGCGGACTGCGTCGTGATCATGACCGACCACGCCGAAACCGATTGGGAACTGATCGTGAGCCACGGGCAAGCGATCTTGGACACGCGCAACGCCACCAAGCACGTGAAGCACGACCGGGAACGGATCGTGCTGCTGTGATCGACGCGTCAACGAAGCCGGCTCGCACCGCCGGCGCCGAAAGCGCCGATCACGAGCGCCGGCGCGCCACCGTCCTCATGCTGGGTTTCCGCAGGCTTGCCGAACCGTTCGTGGGCCGTCTTGCGGATGACGAATTGGGCTTCGTGTACGGCCGCATGTCCGCGCTGCGCGTTCCGTTCTGCAATCTGGTCTATCAGATCGGCGGCGGGCCCGTCGTCGACTCCAGAGTGTTCGGGGTCTGCAAAGCGTTGGAGCGCCGGATCGTCAAGCATTGGATAGGCAGCGACGTGCTTCGCGTGCGCGAACCTCTCGTCCAAGAGCAGAACGCCACGGGACTCGTCGAGCATTGGGCGGTCGCGGCGCATCTTGCCGACGAGCTGGCAGCGGGCGGCATTTCGGCCATCACGGTGCCGCTGAGCGTCATCGACAGCGTCGCGCCAACTCCGTTGCCCGCGCCGCCGCTCACGGTACTGTCGTATCTGCCCACCCGGAAGTTCGATTTTTACAACGGCGCGACCGTTCTCTCGCTCGCGTCGCGCTTTCCCGACGTGCACTTTCTGGTCGTCGGCGACGACGGCGCCGGACGCGGCGCGACAAAGAACGTCGAATTTCTCGGTTATCAGCGCCAGATGGATTTGATCTACGCCAGGTCGCACGTGCTCTTGCGCCTGCCGCGCCACGACGGCCTTTCCTACATGGTTTTGGAGGCCCTCAACCACGGGCGCCAGGTGATCTGGAATCTGCCGTTCGAGACCGCGCGGATGGGCCGCACGGAAAATGAAGTCGCCTGCCATATCCGCGAATTGCGTGCGGCGCTTGCGACCGGCACGCTCACGTTCAACACCCGCGGCCGGGATGT encodes the following:
- a CDS encoding nucleotide sugar dehydrogenase produces the protein MRALLPGVSMRAIELAQVPDHLAQLKERIISRTAHVGVIGIGFIGLPLAVEQAKAGFQVVGVDHDHIRVAQLNNGLNYLRDVIDADLASAVASGKLTATTDFGTIRDFDVIIICVPTPVTSNKDPDTTFIRKIAELIAKQLSPGTLITLESTTYPGLTEDVLRPIFDASGLRAGVEYFLAFSPVRSDPGNTDFRAFNINKIVGALTPACLDVATTFYKQTIADVVAVSSPKVAEITKVFENTFRAVNIALVNELALLCDKLDINVWEVIDAAATKPYGIMRFDPGPGVGGHWIPLDPFYLAWAARQHDFHLRFSELAAEINILMPQFVREKVIRQLNMRAKPMLNAEILLIGMAYKKNVDDWQESPALKCLHLFESDHAVVNYHDPRVPSFRDRDGRLRHSVPLTPEVLASADCVVIMTDHAETDWELIVSHGQAILDTRNATKHVKHDRERIVLL
- a CDS encoding nucleoside-diphosphate sugar epimerase/dehydratase, with amino-acid sequence MTVSKQARPGASGDRLRFALRVAAEAAIAAGAFAAAGYLTGSGHLVTTGNLLAGIVFPALLLTCAAFIFERFSFDSTRTVWAGAGTAAAAGILAIYAQLASSAPWTAAQAIVAAALYIAARSVLFGSRSGLSRGLSQSKPHAQRAIIIGSKDAASAVLRSIAARADLPFDVVACLDDETDRHSVEGVPVLGGIDRLPTVAAGCGAGCVIIASSQLSPDRVRRINEMCSHLSAPDGSKILVKVMPEVAELLMGTVRVSRLRDVCLEDLLQRRGVNVDAALAAPHLRNQVVLITGAGGSIGGELCRQIAAFEPRLLLLLGHGENSLFAIDQELRSLGFTRTRIVVADVADAALIRRVFTRFRPHLVFHAAAHKHVPIVEHNICEAVRNNVLGTQVVALAAAASGVAKFVMISTDKAVNPSSMMGATKRAAEMICQSFERRTGTEFVSVRFGNVLGSRGSVIHTFKNQIERGGPVTVTHPDMVRHFMTIPEAVSLVLEAMAIGRDGQVFVMDMGEPVRVVELAENLITLSGLRPYEDIDIVFSGIRPGEKLFEEILTARERENPTVNERLFMAQQERIEYERLSDSLGRLDLAVRTPDPATVVEVMQRLVPSYTPSQTLLATEDLTPVRAAKSTAKPSAAASNGSRANGAVSTDAVSSDARALAGSVDASD